The DNA segment GTTCAACAACCTGAACTGGTCTATACCCCATTCGACAAGAATTCTCCACTGATCACACTCTTGGAGGTACAGGCCATGCCCAATTGCTTTAAGAGTTTCTAAACACTCTGTTTCATTACTTTCCTTGTTGCCAAGTGGCAACAAAGTTTGAAACCAGCAAACTTTGAGTAGCACTTAATTAGGAAGCAACCTTCAATAAGCTAGTATGTGGCCTCCAcacccacattttaaaatatatgcattggTTTTCTCTTAAATTCAAGCATCATggaaatacataatataaaaagtgAGGATTCCTCATATTCCCACAGAGTTGAACACTGTTAGTATTTGCTATATATATGCTAccagttttcttctattcctatatgtttgctttgtaaaaatgaacttattctaCATACATTTCACAAACTATTAACTTATTTGTACATGTTCCCtaatgatatatgtatattttcctcATTCTTAACAGACACAGAGTAttccatttcatataaatgtgatAAATGTTAACCAGTCGTTAGGTGGCCATCTAAGCACAAGTCCCATTTTTCAAGCTAAAGCATTATAATACACTAGAAGTAATAAGTGTCAACTCTATATTGTCAAATCTAATAAGCAGAGTAAAGCTTGCCATCCAAGTAATTTCTAATTATCATTTTAGGGTGTTTACAATCTCTTGCTATCATTAATATGTCAGAATGTATCCTCGCCCTTCAGGCCTCTGTCTGTACACCCAAAGAATAAAGTCTGGTAAGCGAACTGCCATCCAAAGAGGCTGTTCTGGTCAACACTCTGttatggcctatatgggaaaagaatctaaaaaaagagtggatatatatatttgtataacagattcacttagctgtacacctgaaacgaatacaacattgtaaatcaattataccccaataaaaatttaaaaacaaaaaccctgcagaaagcaaaaaaaacttcatttgtctcctaaaatttaaaaaaacaaacaaagaggcTGTTCTGGTTGACACTGCCACCCACAATCCACATCCTTTTGAGCGTGGGTTTGGATTGGGAGAACTCAAAAGTCATCAGAACCCAAACCAAGATATAAGGTCCATATCTAGCTGGACAATAGCGAATGTTCCAAGCCAGAACATTGGATATTCCTGGGCCGTTCAGAAACACGTGAAGCCAATTCTGAAAGAACGCCAGAAATATGGGGAGCAACTAACTCATTCCACAAAACACCTTTTCTTCTAATTTCCCCTAAGAACAAGTAACTTCCAGCAGGATAAATAAGCAATGCCATATCTTTACaagtcatttcctttttctttaatccaAAATGTTAAGCTAAATGCTATTTAAACATGTTTAACTTTAATGGTACTGACTCACCCAtggcaggaaggagagaaggccAGGCATTCTGACCCACTACCGCCAGTTAGGCCTAACCCAAGTCTCTGAGTGGAGATCTGACAGCAGCTCCAGCAGCCAACAGGTAGTGAACTCAGTTTCTCCATGACCTGATTCTGTGACTGTCCAGCAGAAACGCTTCTCTGAAGCCTCTTTTAGAACATGAAGCAGCTCAACCTGCCTGAGCCTGCCCAGCTAACCCCTCAGTCAGGTTGGTCTGTTATCTTCCCCGATTGCTGTAAGAATATTTCAAGGAAAACGCAAAGAACACATAAGCTGAATTTTGGTCCTCCCCTGGGGTGTCCTTGAAGCACTGAGGTGTCTGAAAGCTATGTATAGCTGCTGGGGAAATAGGCTTTTAAGAAATGTAGCACAGACACTAACAATTCTCAAGAGCTCCTTGCTGACATGAGAAGTCATAATGTGAGAGCAGCACATCTGATTTATCACAGGGACCTATCTGACCCCCAGTGGGTGCCAAGGTGCCGGCCTCTTGTCCTTGCAGAGTGGACACTCAGGACATACGCAATGTTTCCACCCAAATAGGAACAAACCCAGGGCTCAGTGTACACATTTCACAGCTTTTTATTGCAATTCAGGAAGAGCCTGCTGGTGGCAGGCATGCTCActgtcccagtttgcccaggcCTTCTGCTGCGTGCGTGACAGCATTTGTGACTGTGTTGGTCACCGTCTCAGTGACTTCCTTTACCACTTTGTTCCCTGTCTCATGGGTCTTCTTTAAAGCTTCAGTAATGGCTGTCAGGAAGAAAGGATATCCAGGTGAGCAAAGTAAACAATTCAAGTCACTCGCTGGGTTGGAGTCACCTGGAGTGGCCTGTGGGATGTAGCAGTCTTACCTGGTCATGCCCTGGAGGAGTCTGTGGGGCAGAGGGCAGCACAGCTCCTGGAGGAATGCAttcaaatttgcttttatttctccaaACAGCTTGCATTTCTCCAACTATTAGTGAGACAGAGCATCTGCTTGTGGGTGTACTGCCTACTcatgtttcatttttctgtgaACTGCCTGTTTATACCTTTTGGTCATTTTTATATTGggctatcatttctttttttttttaacatctttattggagtataattgctttacaatggttagtttctgctttgtaacaaagtgaatcagttatacatatgttcccatatctcttccctcttgcatctccctccctcccacactccctctcccacccctctaggtagtcacaaagcaccgagctgatctcactgtgctatgcggctgcttcccactagctatctattttacgtttggaagtgtatatatgtccatgccactctctcactttgtcccagcttacccttccccctccccatatcctcaagtccattctctagtaggtctgtgtctttattcccgtcttaccactaggttcttcatgacctttttttttttttcttagattccgtatatatgtgttagcatactgtatttgtttttctctttctgacttacttcactctgtatgacagactctaactccatccacctcattacaaatacctccatttcatttctttttatggctgagtaatattccattgtatatatgtgccacatcttctttatccattcatctgatgatggacacttaggttgcttccatgtcctggctattgtaaatagtgctgcaatgaacattgtggtacatgactctttttgaattatggttttctcagggtatacgcccagtagtgggattgctgggtcgtatggtagttcgtagttctagttttagttttttaaggaaccttcatactgttctccatagtggctttatcaatttacattcccaccaacagtgcaagagtgttcccttttctccacaccctctccagcatttattgtttctagattttttgatgatggccattctgaccggtgtgagatggtatctcattatagttttcatttgcatttctctaatgattaatgatgttgagcattctttcatgtttgttggcaatctgtatatcttctttggagaaatgtctatttaggtcttctgcccatttttagattgggttgtttgtttttttattgagctgcatgagctgcttgtaaattttggagattaatcctttgtcagttgcttcatttgcaaatattttctcccattctgagggttgtcttttggtcttgtttatggtttcctttgctgtgcaaaagcttttaagtttcattaggtcccatttgtttatttttgtttttatttccatttctctaggagctgggtcaaaaaggatcttgctgtgatttatgtcatagagtgtcctacctatgttttcctctaagagtttgatagtgtctggccttacatttcggtctttaatccattttgagtttatttttgtgtatggtgttagggagtgttctaatttcatacttttacacgtacctgtccagttttcccagcaccacttactgaagagactgtcttttctccactgtatatgcttgcctcctttatcaaagataagggctATCATTTCTACTACAAATATTTTTGCCCAGTTTGTGGGAGGTTTggcttacagtttttttttcactATGGAAAATTTTGAAGTTTTATATTGTCCAATTTACCTAGTATTTCCTTTATAGCTGTTGGATTTTCTGTCATCGTTAAAAAGATCCTCCCTCCTCTGAGATTATGCCAAAATCTATGTTCTAACAATTTAAtaatttcatgtatttatatttaagtcCTAATCCATCCGGAATCTATTTTGTTGTAAGGAGTGAGATACACACGTGCTTTTTTACATCGTGATACTCACAGCACAAACATATAAACATTTATGGAAATATGTATTCgtgtaaatatataattttatgtctcAAATGTTTTGTTCCAGCACGCCTGCACCTGGTCTTTTGTGATGTCATCCTCTTAACATTCCACAGAGAGAACTATCTAGATGGAACCTGCTTTAGCAAAGTACGGCCTGTGACCTCAGATGAGCACAGATAATTACACACCAACTGAAAGGATGCCACACTGGGGTCAAGGTGTGATCTGGTTAGGCAAGGATCAGGTTGCTGCCAGCACCCAGCTTCCCTCCTTCCCCGCCCCGACCTTGGCCGTACCGTTCTCTCCAGCCTCCTTGGCAGGCTCCACCACCTCCTTCACCACTCCCTCCACGACGTCAACTGAAACGATGAGACAAGCCCAGAGTGAGAGCACAGTGTAAGCTGCCTGTCCTCACAGCAGGGCCCAGACAGCCCTGGATACCCTGGCAGGGGCTCGGGGATGCCACCCCCACCAGGACAGGACAAGCTGCTCCCAAGAAGGGCCCCCAGCTGGCTTCCTTCAGAGACCGGAGAGGGGCTCGGCTGGCAGGAGATAAGCTGAGTGAGCCAGGTAAAGGCACACAGCTCTCCATGCCCCTTGGCCAGCGAGGCCTGGAATGCCAACGAGTGGGCCCTGCTGCTGGCTGGGGACAAGGCCGGGCCTGTTTCCCAGGTCACCAGGCCTCTCAGGCGAGCTGCGGTCCTGCCTGTGGCCAGACGGAGGCTGCGCTGCAGCGGGAGGCTGAATGTCAAAGCTCCCTCCGGCAGCACCAAGTCCCCAGAGCAACTCCTCCAGCACCACGAAACTCTCTGCCCTCCCAGGTTGGTAACGGGCTAGCCCTGGAAGACACCACGGTCAGAAGAGCTGGCTCAGCTTCTACCTCCTAGAATCACCTCCACTGCTTGGGTCCCTCGTGTGCAGACTGGGAGTGACACAGCATTCAGAGAGTTGGTGAAAAGAAAGGGGGTGCTCAACAGCAGCTGCAGAGTTCAAATGAAACACAAACAGGTTTGCAGCCCTTTAGAGAGAACAGCAAACTCGGGCACAAGCTGTTTTTCACAAAACGTCCAACAGGTGGGGCCTGGATCAGCATCCCTGCAACCAGCGGCTGACGTACAAAAAAGGATTTCTGGGTTTTtcgttttggctgcattgggtcttcgttgcgcgggcttctcattgcggtggcttctcttgttgcggagcacgggctctaggcacgcgggcttcagtagttgtggctcgcgggctctagagcacaggctcggtagttgtgacacacgggcttagttgctccatggcatgtgggaccttcccggaccagggatcaaacccttgtcccctgcactggcaggcggattcttaaccactgtgccaccagggaagtccctggggactttgaagaaactgaaaatgtcCTTTGTGTAAACCCTGGGGGCTGACTTTGAACAGAATCAGACTCAGTGGTTTCTTAAGCAAGAAATCTTTGAAGCTTTAAAGTTATGGTAAAAATTaaactccattttcttttctgtataggATACTCGGAATAGGCTGTTTTAATACTGAAGGGCCCCTCCCTGCTTTCCAGAGGGACGGATTTAAGCCACCAGCTGCTCACCCAGCACCCTGGCTCCCCTCTCACCACCAGGGGCCTCCTCTGAGCTGCCCCCTCAGGGCCTCAGCCACAGACCCCAGGAATGTAACAAGCCCAGGGGTCAGAGCAGGTCTGACAGGGAGGGTTGCTTGGGGCAGTGGACCCCTCATGGCTCCTCCCCGAGGTACCTTCCTCAGCTTCCATagccccccacctccatcctgtCCCTATGCGGCTGATCAGCCACAGTTCCCCATGGGGTCAAGGCCTGCCCCAGTCCTGCTGGGATCAGCACAGGCCCAGCTGAGTCTGTCCCGATCCCCCAGTGGCAGGAACGGTGCACGTGGAAAGGAGCCTCGGGGTCCTTACCAGCTTCCTCGGTGGCCTTCTCGGTGCGGTGGGCCAGACCCTCGGCGGCAAGCTTCCCCAGGCCTCCCAACATTGTGTGGCGACAGGTGGTGATCAAGCAGGATGCTGGGGCCTGAACCAGTCTGCTTTTATAGATGCCTTTGATGCCTGGCTGGGATCTGGGGCAGGAGCCCTGGCTCGGGTGGTGAGTCAGCGCAGACGGCAGGAGGAAGAGGCTGGGTGGAGCCACCCCAGCGTTGTGGCTGGGGCAGTGACCCTCGGGCAGCATGAGACCCGCACACCCCATatcctgggaccctgtgaggGGCAGGGACAGGGAGCAAGGTGAGGCTggacagagagatcagctctggGACATGCCCCTAACCCAAGGCAAGAGGCCCGAGTGCCCTGTGGGATGAGAGGCATTTGGGGACTGCAGCCCTGCCAGCCCCCTAGGCTCCCCGCAGCCTAGGCATGGTACCTAGACAAGGGCTAGGACTTCCAGCCTGCTGCCCACAGTCTCTAGAGTGATCTAATCAAGGGTTTAGGGTTTTGTGGGTCTGGGGACCAGGGCGGCCCCTCAGGCCAGGAATACAAGTGTAATGGGGGCCGCTGCCCTCCCCATTCCCAAGGACCTCAGTTCCGGAGAGTGGCTTTGCAGCCTCCCCTGGACAGGTTGGGGGGCGGGAGGAGTCAGGGCCATGCCTGGCCCAAGGCAGAGGAGGACACAACATTGACCAGAAGCCTAGTCATCCCTGGCTTGCAGTCACCTGGTTCTCACTCATGGGAGCACCTGAGTGACCCAGCACTGAGGTAGCCAGCATGTGAGGGAACCCAGCCCGCCCTGCGCCTTGGGGCCTGGCCTCTCAGGGGAGCCCTGTGAAGTCAGCAGTGCCCATCCAGGAGGTTCTAGGGGAGTAGATGGAGGACCCCACT comes from the Balaenoptera ricei isolate mBalRic1 chromosome 16, mBalRic1.hap2, whole genome shotgun sequence genome and includes:
- the FAM25A gene encoding protein FAM25A isoform X4, with the protein product MGCAGLMLPEGHCPSHNAGVAPPSLFLLPSALTHHPSQGSCPRSQPGIKGIYKSRLVQAPASCLITTCRHTMLGGLGKLAAEGLAHRTEKATEEAVDVVEGVVKEVVEPAKEAGENGEEVEVTSPGIHTVY
- the FAM25A gene encoding protein FAM25A isoform X3, with translation MGCAGLMLPEGHCPSHNAGVAPPSLFLLPSALTHHPSQGSCPRSQPGIKGIYKSRLVQAPASCLITTCRHTMLGGLGKLAAEGLAHRTEKATEEAVDVVEGVVKEVVEPAKEAGENGFSLIDYVAGMCWDMGRPQGGARIPS
- the FAM25A gene encoding protein FAM25A isoform X1, giving the protein MGCAGLMLPEGHCPSHNAGVAPPSLFLLPSALTHHPSQGSCPRSQPGIKGIYKSRLVQAPASCLITTCRHTMLGGLGKLAAEGLAHRTEKATEEAVDVVEGVVKEVVEPAKEAGENAITEALKKTHETGNKVVKEVTETVTNTVTNAVTHAAEGLGKLGQ
- the FAM25A gene encoding protein FAM25A isoform X2; this encodes MGCAGLMLPEGHCPSHNAGVAPPSLFLLPSALTHHPSQGSCPRSQPGIKGIYKSRLVQAPASCLITTCRHTMLGGLGKLAAEGLAHRTEKATEEAVDVVEGVVKEVVEPAKEAGENGLTSRGDVIISVKGQELFNKSSALSSE